One Rhodothermales bacterium genomic window, GAGGATCGCGAACTTTCCGACGGTCGACGTCATATCCGGACCTACAGGCGTCGTTCCCGCCGGTCGAACGCCCGAAACAGCGGACGTAGTAGCTGATACCTCGTGGGAAACCAGGTCGCGCAGGGCCACGACAATCTTGGAGGCATCAGATATTCGGTCATCGGGCTCCTTGGCCAGGCACCGATCAACGATATCGATGAACTCCGCCGGGACATTGGCGCGGCCGGTCGACACCGGCTGAACGTCCTCGTTCAGGATGGAGTACATGATCGCGGCTTCGTAGCCGCCCGAAAACGGCGGCGACCCCGTAAGCATCTCATAGTAGAGCACGCCCAACGACCACAGATCGGTGCGGCGGTCGACATCACCTCCGCGAGCTTGCTCGGGGCTCATGTACGACGCCGTGCCCAGCGTCGACCCCGCTTTCGTTATGTCGGATGCCTCCCCAAGCTTGGCCAGTCCGAAATCGAGAATCTTTACCAGACCCGTCCGGGTCACCATGATATTCGCGGGCTTGATATCACGGTGGACTATGCCGTGGTCGTGCGCCGTCTTCAGCCCCTGCGCAACCTGGTGCGCAATGCTGTTGGCCTGATCGATCGGCAAGGGCCCCTGTTCCAGGAGATACTTAAGCGTCTGACCATCGTAGAATGTCATCACGATGTAGAGACGCCCGTCCTCGGCCTCGGCGATGTCGTGGATCGTGCAGATGTGCGGGTCGTCCAGCGCCGACGCCGCACGCGCCTCCTGTATGAAGCGCTGCTTCGACGTGGCGTCCGACTGCAAATGCTGGGGAAGAAACTTGAGGGCGACGGAGCGATCGAGTTTCTCGTCGTGGGCGCGATAGACGATGCCCATACCCCCCTGGCCCAGTTGCTCCAGGATGCGGTACTGCCCGAAAGTGGATCCAATCATGAAGGGTAGCAGGGTGAGTCCGCCCCAAGAAACGTCACTGGCGTCTGGAATTCAATTGCGGAAATCGGTTGCGGCGTACCAAATATTGCGCATACGGCGCGTGGCTGGCGCGCCGATTCAACCAATTGCTTACCTTCGCCGACCACATCCGTCTCGACGTCCACCTGATGAATTCATCCGTAACGACCGACCGCCGCAGTATCGCCTCCTGGGCGCTCTACGATTTTGCGAACTCGTCGTTTACCACGCTCGTCGTGACCTTCATCTACGCGACGTACTTCACGAAGGCCATCGCAGCAGACTCCGTATCCGGAACGGCGCAGTGGTCGCTGGCGGTGACGATCACATCGCTTGTGGTGGCCCTTGCATCGCCATACCTCGGGGCCATCGCCGACCGCGGCGGATACAGGAAACGATTTCTGCTGATCTCAACGATCGTAGTAATCGTGGGGAGCTTCGTCATGTTCTTCCCCGGACCCGGTCAGGTGTTGTACGCCCTGACGGTGTTTGTGATTGCCAACATCGCGTTTGAACTCGCCAACGTGTTTTACAACGCGTATCTCCCCGACCTTGCGCCACCTGACAAGATCGGTCGCATATCGGGTTACGGGTGGGCGCTCGGCTACGTCGGCGGATTGCTGTGCATGGTGATTGCGCTCTTCGCCCTGGTACAGGTAGACGTTCCTCCGTTTGGTCTAGACGCTTCGACGGGCGAACACGTCCGCGCCACCAATATTCTCGTGGCCGTGTGGTTCGCGATCTTCTGCATACCCATGTTCGTTTTCGTTCCGGAGCTGCAGCCCCGGCTCGTCGGGCGTGGCGACGGTGTGATGACAGAGGCCACGCGTCAGATCGTCCGCACGTTCCACGACATCCGGCGCTTCCGTCAGATCTTTCGTTTGCTGGTGGCGCGACTGATTTACAACGACGGGCTTGTGACCATATTCGCCTTTGGTGGCATCTACGCTGCCGGCACATTCGGCTTCACGATAGAAGAGGTGATGATCTTCGGGATTGCGCTGAACGTCTCGGCGGGGCTCGGGGCCTATCTGTTCGGATTTCTGGATGACAGGATCGGCGGAAAGAAGACGATCCTGATCACGCTGGTCGGACTCACGTTTGCAAGCCTCCTCGCGGTACTCACGCACTCCGTGGCGCTCTTCTGGACGTCGGGAATCCTTGTGGGGTTGCTGGTCGGACCAAACCAGTCGGCGAGCCGATCTCTGATGGGGCGATTCGTTCCGGACG contains:
- a CDS encoding MFS transporter, whose amino-acid sequence is MNSSVTTDRRSIASWALYDFANSSFTTLVVTFIYATYFTKAIAADSVSGTAQWSLAVTITSLVVALASPYLGAIADRGGYRKRFLLISTIVVIVGSFVMFFPGPGQVLYALTVFVIANIAFELANVFYNAYLPDLAPPDKIGRISGYGWALGYVGGLLCMVIALFALVQVDVPPFGLDASTGEHVRATNILVAVWFAIFCIPMFVFVPELQPRLVGRGDGVMTEATRQIVRTFHDIRRFRQIFRLLVARLIYNDGLVTIFAFGGIYAAGTFGFTIEEVMIFGIALNVSAGLGAYLFGFLDDRIGGKKTILITLVGLTFASLLAVLTHSVALFWTSGILVGLLVGPNQSASRSLMGRFVPDDKETEFYGFFAFSGKATAFLGPLLLGQLTGFFGNQRFGVAIVMVFFIIGALLTLRVDEAEGIELSGRPARR